One part of the Thermoanaerobacterium sp. CMT5567-10 genome encodes these proteins:
- a CDS encoding endonuclease MutS2, whose protein sequence is MEERYFRNLEFDKIVNHIVNLCDSEPGKETALDIKPYDNLDEAAKEIDKVNEAVSFISSYGNMSFAFKKIDDILNKAKIKSTLNIGQLMTISRFLSLAGRVKSYLRSEKEESNYPLLREYNIRLTNLRDLYERIDRIVISEDELSDDASPVLKDIRRQKAHINNKIKDTLNSIIASSSKELQDPIITIRNGRYVVPVKQEYRGTFKGLVHDQSSSGATLFIEPMTVVELNNDLRQLEIKEQQEIEKILSELTDEISQHISEIHENMVALTELDVIFAKAKYSINTNSSKPVFNTDRYVNLKNARHPLLPKDAVVPISVYLGDSFDTLVITGPNTGGKTVTLKTVGLLTLMAMSGLNIPADEGSSVAFFDNIFVDIGDEQSIEQSLSTFSAHMTNIVTILNNVTSNSLVLLDELGAGTDPTEGAALAMSILDFLHRINCRTIATTHYSELKQYALKNDGVENASVEFDVETLRPTYRLTIGIPGKSNAFEISRRLGLSEEIIDNARNYITNEELKFEDIIKDLENKRIEAEKAKEEIEALKRQVNSVKEEYERKRRQIEAERDKIIEKAREKARKILENTKSTADEIIAKLREAEKSDRKNKLIEEARLKLKENISEVEESLKKSEVPVYKKIPKKVMPGQTFYIVPLDQTGTALSEPDKDGNVKIQAGILKMNVHISNLREAESDEEKKQEKGFAAYINEKSSNISTSIDIRGKTLEEAEIEVEKYLDDAYLAGLKQVTVIHGKGTGILRSGIARLLKMNKHVKSFRLGRYGEGEDGVTIVELKEK, encoded by the coding sequence ATGGAAGAGAGATATTTTAGAAATTTGGAATTTGACAAAATCGTTAATCATATTGTGAATTTATGCGATTCAGAGCCAGGCAAGGAAACGGCTTTAGATATTAAACCATATGATAATCTTGATGAAGCCGCAAAAGAGATTGACAAAGTAAATGAAGCCGTATCGTTTATAAGTTCATACGGCAATATGTCATTTGCATTTAAAAAAATAGATGACATTTTGAATAAAGCTAAGATAAAGTCAACGCTTAACATCGGACAGCTAATGACAATTTCAAGGTTTTTGTCATTGGCAGGGAGAGTAAAATCATATTTGAGGAGTGAAAAAGAAGAAAGCAATTATCCGCTTTTAAGAGAATACAATATTAGGCTCACAAATCTTAGAGATTTGTACGAGAGAATAGACAGAATTGTTATTTCAGAAGATGAGCTGTCAGATGATGCATCGCCTGTGCTTAAAGATATACGAAGACAAAAAGCGCATATAAATAACAAGATAAAAGATACTTTAAATTCTATAATTGCGTCTTCATCAAAAGAACTTCAAGACCCTATAATAACAATAAGAAATGGAAGATATGTTGTACCAGTAAAGCAGGAGTACAGAGGCACGTTTAAAGGGCTTGTTCACGACCAGTCTTCCAGCGGTGCAACGCTTTTTATAGAGCCTATGACTGTTGTTGAGTTAAACAATGACTTAAGACAGCTTGAAATAAAAGAACAGCAAGAAATTGAAAAGATTTTGTCAGAACTTACTGATGAGATAAGTCAGCATATATCTGAGATACACGAAAATATGGTAGCGTTGACTGAGCTTGACGTTATCTTTGCAAAGGCGAAGTATTCTATAAACACAAATTCATCTAAGCCTGTGTTTAATACAGATAGATATGTAAATTTAAAGAATGCCAGACACCCTTTGCTTCCAAAAGATGCAGTTGTGCCAATAAGCGTATATTTAGGTGACTCATTTGATACACTTGTTATAACAGGACCAAATACAGGTGGCAAGACCGTTACCCTTAAAACAGTTGGACTTCTTACTTTGATGGCTATGTCAGGATTAAATATTCCTGCTGACGAAGGTTCAAGTGTAGCTTTTTTTGACAACATATTTGTTGATATAGGCGATGAGCAGAGTATTGAGCAGAGTTTAAGTACATTTTCAGCCCACATGACAAATATTGTGACAATACTGAATAATGTTACAAGCAATAGCTTGGTTTTGCTGGATGAACTGGGAGCTGGTACAGATCCTACAGAAGGCGCTGCCCTTGCAATGAGCATTCTTGACTTTCTTCACAGGATAAATTGCCGTACCATTGCTACAACCCACTACAGTGAGCTTAAACAATATGCATTGAAAAATGATGGTGTGGAAAACGCCTCTGTTGAATTCGATGTAGAGACTTTAAGACCCACATACAGGCTTACGATAGGAATACCCGGTAAAAGCAATGCCTTTGAAATAAGCAGGCGCCTTGGACTTAGTGAAGAAATCATAGATAATGCTAGAAATTATATAACTAACGAAGAGCTGAAATTCGAAGATATAATAAAAGATCTTGAAAATAAGAGGATTGAAGCAGAAAAGGCAAAAGAAGAGATTGAGGCTTTAAAGAGGCAGGTAAACAGCGTAAAAGAGGAGTACGAAAGAAAAAGAAGGCAGATTGAAGCAGAAAGAGACAAAATCATAGAAAAAGCGAGGGAAAAAGCAAGAAAGATATTAGAGAATACGAAATCTACCGCAGACGAGATTATTGCAAAGCTAAGAGAGGCTGAGAAATCCGATAGGAAAAATAAGCTTATAGAAGAAGCGAGATTGAAGCTTAAGGAAAACATAAGCGAAGTGGAGGAAAGCCTTAAAAAGTCTGAAGTTCCTGTGTATAAAAAAATACCTAAAAAAGTTATGCCTGGACAGACGTTTTATATTGTACCGCTTGATCAAACTGGGACAGCATTATCTGAGCCAGATAAAGATGGAAATGTAAAAATACAGGCAGGAATACTAAAGATGAATGTCCATATAAGCAACTTAAGAGAAGCTGAATCAGATGAAGAAAAAAAGCAGGAAAAAGGATTTGCCGCATATATTAATGAAAAATCTTCCAACATATCAACATCAATAGATATCCGTGGTAAAACGCTGGAAGAAGCTGAGATAGAAGTGGAAAAATACTTGGACGATGCTTATCTGGCTGGTCTTAAGCAGGTTACAGTAATACACGGAAAGGGAACAGGCATATTACGAAGCGGTATCGCTAGACTTCTTAAAATGAATAAGCACGTCAAATCTTTTAGACTGGGAAGATACGGCGAAGGAGAAGATGGTGTAACAATCGTAGAATTAAAAGAAAAATGA
- the yunB gene encoding sporulation protein YunB, whose translation MRRRKWGRKRLKLYEINKNHIYIFLILFLISIIYSFVAYRLGPALLKASETVAQEVAVKSINKSINEKVLKGIQYNDLINVRTDKNGKVSMLQANTIEMNILSTRITQTVQDNLNSIGSVYVKLPLGSLISKDIFANTGPRIKVGLLPIGSVYVDFQSSFEPAGINQTRHIIYLYIKTNIQIIAPLASKQIQVSTHMPIADSIIVGDVPESFVDVNGNKYTVPVPNGDSKINIESN comes from the coding sequence ATGAGGAGAAGAAAATGGGGAAGAAAAAGACTTAAATTATATGAAATAAATAAAAATCACATATACATTTTTCTGATATTATTTTTAATATCCATTATATATTCATTTGTAGCCTATAGACTAGGACCTGCGCTTCTTAAAGCTAGCGAAACTGTAGCACAGGAAGTTGCAGTAAAATCAATTAATAAATCCATCAACGAGAAAGTCTTGAAAGGAATTCAGTATAATGATCTTATCAATGTGAGAACGGACAAAAACGGCAAAGTCTCTATGCTTCAAGCAAATACAATAGAGATGAACATATTGTCTACAAGGATTACTCAGACTGTTCAAGACAACCTAAACAGCATAGGCTCAGTATATGTGAAGCTGCCTCTTGGAAGTCTAATATCAAAAGATATATTTGCCAATACAGGGCCTAGAATAAAGGTCGGACTGCTACCTATAGGATCTGTATACGTAGATTTTCAATCAAGTTTTGAGCCTGCTGGAATAAATCAGACAAGACACATAATATATCTTTACATAAAGACAAATATTCAAATCATTGCACCTCTTGCATCAAAACAAATACAAGTTTCAACCCACATGCCTATTGCTGATAGCATTATTGTAGGCGATGTACCAGAGAGTTTCGTAGATGTAAATGGCAATAAATATACTGTGCCTGTTCCAAATGGTGATTCAAAAATTAACATAGAAAGTAATTGA
- a CDS encoding sensor histidine kinase, with product MASKFEYDKKLDNIVEKTIEVIGSSKEQISEILDKTRNEYHELEEQINELKVKVRSVIKEVELLERKEKSSKLKLAYVSQRFGNISEDAIKEAYEEAKEIQVELILKRREEEDLIARRNELERKLIEYRGIVEKAEKLSTQIGVALDYLTGDLTRLHNQYEKLKDRQLLNIRIIEAQEEERKRIAREIHDGPAQSMANVILKAELCEKLISKDTEKAKGELKNLKDIVHYSLKEVRKIIYDLRPSILDDLGLIPAVSKYINNFISETGINVDFVALSEHKRLKPEIEITCFRVIQEALTNIQKHSKAKNAIIKLEFGDRFISIIIRDDGIGFEKPSTDNKFGLLGMRERVQILDGQFEINSSPNEGTQIYISIPLGGDENND from the coding sequence ATGGCTTCTAAGTTTGAATATGATAAAAAGCTGGACAACATAGTTGAGAAAACCATAGAAGTTATAGGTAGCAGCAAAGAACAGATTTCGGAAATATTGGACAAAACAAGAAACGAGTATCATGAATTGGAAGAGCAAATAAACGAATTAAAAGTAAAAGTGAGATCAGTCATAAAGGAAGTGGAGCTTTTGGAAAGAAAAGAAAAAAGCTCTAAGTTAAAGTTGGCTTATGTAAGTCAAAGATTTGGAAACATAAGTGAAGACGCCATCAAAGAAGCATATGAAGAAGCGAAGGAAATTCAAGTTGAGCTTATTTTAAAAAGGCGGGAAGAGGAAGATTTAATAGCGAGAAGAAATGAATTGGAGAGAAAGCTTATAGAATACAGAGGAATAGTGGAAAAGGCAGAGAAGCTTTCTACTCAGATTGGCGTCGCACTGGATTATTTAACTGGAGATTTAACAAGGCTTCACAACCAATATGAAAAGTTAAAAGACAGGCAGCTTTTGAATATCCGCATAATTGAAGCGCAGGAGGAGGAAAGGAAAAGGATAGCTAGGGAGATACACGATGGTCCAGCACAATCTATGGCAAATGTAATACTGAAAGCAGAATTATGCGAAAAACTTATCAGCAAAGATACTGAAAAAGCCAAGGGAGAACTTAAAAACCTAAAAGATATTGTTCACTATTCATTGAAAGAAGTAAGAAAGATCATATACGATTTAAGACCATCTATTCTTGATGACCTTGGATTAATACCTGCCGTTTCAAAGTACATAAACAATTTTATAAGTGAGACAGGGATAAATGTTGATTTTGTCGCTCTGTCAGAACATAAGAGATTAAAACCCGAAATTGAAATAACTTGCTTTAGAGTTATTCAGGAAGCCTTGACAAATATTCAAAAACATTCAAAGGCAAAAAATGCTATTATAAAATTGGAGTTTGGGGATCGATTTATAAGTATAATCATCAGAGATGATGGCATAGGTTTTGAAAAGCCATCAACAGACAATAAATTTGGACTATTAGGGATGAGGGAGAGGGTTCAAATATTGGACGGGCAATTTGAGATAAACAGCTCGCCAAACGAAGGAACCCAAATTTATATTTCTATTCCGCTAGGTGGTGATGAAAATAATGATTAA
- a CDS encoding response regulator transcription factor: MINILIADDHVLLRQGLKQIIELEEDMKVIYQASDGEEAYEIAKKISPDIILMDINMPNVNGIKAAKMLKNDNPKNKIMFLTIYNDKEYLMEALKIGVEGYILKDADSDELIKAIRTISNGGVYIHPSLVNEIENLDTDECKKELTDREMQILNLIAEGYSNKEIADKLFLSEKTVKNHVYNIFRKLDVKDRTQAAIYLLKNNNMYNMHT, translated from the coding sequence ATGATTAATATTTTAATTGCTGACGATCATGTGCTTTTACGCCAAGGATTGAAACAGATAATAGAATTAGAAGAAGATATGAAAGTCATATATCAGGCATCTGATGGTGAAGAAGCATATGAAATCGCTAAAAAAATTTCTCCAGACATAATATTGATGGATATAAACATGCCAAATGTAAATGGAATTAAAGCTGCAAAGATGTTGAAAAACGACAATCCAAAGAACAAAATAATGTTTTTGACAATTTACAATGATAAGGAATATTTAATGGAAGCATTAAAAATTGGAGTTGAGGGCTACATCTTAAAAGATGCTGATTCAGATGAGTTAATTAAGGCGATTAGAACAATATCAAACGGAGGTGTTTACATACATCCTTCATTGGTAAATGAGATAGAAAATTTAGATACAGATGAATGCAAAAAAGAGCTTACTGATAGAGAAATGCAGATTTTGAATCTGATAGCGGAAGGCTATAGCAATAAGGAGATAGCGGATAAATTATTTTTAAGCGAAAAAACAGTTAAAAATCATGTGTATAATATATTTAGAAAGCTAGATGTTAAAGATAGGACACAGGCGGCTATTTACTTATTAAAAAACAATAACATGTATAATATGCATACATAA
- a CDS encoding aminopeptidase, with the protein MESGDLKEIEKKLGYKSKNGWLKVNDEEREKIFEFAEDYKTFVGECKTEREVADRIIKIAEENGFINIETATNLKPGSRVYYNNKGKSVVMAVIGKDSVHNGFKATAAHIDSPRIDLKPNPLYEDSGLALFKTHYYGGIKKYQWVTIPLALHGVVIKENGEKVTFQLGENDDDPVLYITDLLPHLGKDQMEKKASDVITGEALNPVVGNMPLSEDVSVKPYLLKILNEKYGIVEEDFISAELELVPAYKPRDIGFDRSMIGAYGQDDRICAYDVLRAILDVNNPEKTAVAIFADKEEIGSMGNTGLQSRFFENAIAEILEKQEGSTDMKLRTAMRNAELLSADVNSGFDPLYPDVSEKLNTSYIGNGICVTKYTGSRGKSGSNDANAEFVAKVRKIFNENNVVWQTGELGKVDIGGGGTVALYAANYGMEVVDCGVALLSMHSPYELSSKLDLYMGYKAYKSFLLSK; encoded by the coding sequence ATGGAGAGTGGCGATTTAAAAGAGATTGAGAAGAAATTAGGATATAAAAGCAAAAATGGTTGGCTTAAGGTAAATGATGAAGAAAGGGAAAAGATATTTGAATTTGCAGAAGATTATAAAACATTTGTAGGAGAATGCAAGACAGAAAGAGAAGTTGCTGACAGAATAATAAAGATTGCTGAAGAGAATGGTTTTATAAATATTGAAACTGCGACTAATTTAAAACCTGGCAGCAGAGTTTACTATAACAATAAAGGCAAATCAGTCGTAATGGCTGTTATCGGAAAGGATTCTGTCCACAACGGTTTTAAAGCTACAGCCGCTCATATAGATTCACCTCGGATTGACTTAAAACCAAATCCATTGTACGAAGATAGTGGTTTGGCTTTATTTAAAACACATTACTATGGTGGAATCAAAAAATATCAATGGGTAACGATACCTTTAGCACTTCATGGCGTTGTGATAAAAGAGAATGGTGAAAAAGTCACTTTCCAGTTAGGGGAAAATGATGATGATCCTGTATTATACATAACAGATTTACTTCCTCATCTTGGGAAAGATCAAATGGAGAAAAAAGCTTCTGATGTGATTACAGGAGAAGCATTAAATCCAGTTGTTGGCAATATGCCGTTATCTGAAGACGTTTCTGTAAAACCATATTTATTGAAGATTTTAAATGAAAAATACGGAATAGTTGAAGAAGATTTTATAAGTGCAGAGCTGGAACTGGTGCCTGCGTATAAACCGAGGGATATAGGTTTTGACAGAAGTATGATAGGTGCCTATGGACAAGACGACAGAATATGTGCATACGATGTGTTAAGAGCAATTTTAGACGTAAATAATCCTGAGAAGACTGCTGTAGCTATCTTTGCTGACAAAGAAGAGATTGGAAGTATGGGCAATACTGGATTGCAGTCGAGATTCTTTGAAAATGCGATAGCCGAAATCTTGGAGAAGCAAGAGGGAAGCACAGACATGAAGCTTAGGACGGCTATGAGGAATGCAGAGTTGCTTTCAGCAGATGTCAATTCAGGATTTGATCCATTGTATCCGGATGTAAGTGAGAAGCTTAATACTTCTTACATAGGAAATGGCATATGTGTAACGAAATACACAGGTTCTCGCGGGAAAAGTGGTTCAAATGATGCAAATGCCGAATTTGTTGCTAAAGTAAGGAAGATTTTCAATGAGAACAATGTAGTATGGCAGACAGGAGAACTTGGAAAAGTTGATATAGGTGGCGGCGGGACTGTTGCACTTTACGCTGCAAATTATGGAATGGAAGTTGTAGACTGCGGTGTGGCACTTTTAAGCATGCATTCGCCATATGAATTATCATCGAAGCTTGACCTCTATATGGGATATAAAGCATATAAATCATTCCTTTTAAGCAAATAA
- a CDS encoding CAP domain-containing protein has protein sequence MKKNLKYYVAFAAISLSVMTPFATVKASYSFGTYTKNNVIYNTVYDTTSSNVNAIKYSGFNTSPIKINYLNSTNIWYSNNFRWTRATIATSKINQAVVNGTSKSTATTSLNGTQIGNGQVSNIDKQNYQGLSAQEKQLVDLINKERTSRGLSPLTIDENLSKVAHIKAEDMKGNNYFSHTSPTYGSPFDMMKQFGISYNAAAENIAENSDIVSAHYALMNSSGHRDNILNPYFNKVGVGVVSNNNGNGVIVVEMFIKD, from the coding sequence GTGAAGAAAAACTTAAAATATTATGTAGCATTTGCAGCTATTTCATTATCAGTGATGACTCCTTTCGCAACGGTAAAAGCATCATATTCATTTGGAACATATACAAAAAACAATGTCATATACAATACGGTATATGATACTACTAGTTCCAATGTAAATGCGATAAAATATTCTGGATTTAATACTTCACCAATAAAAATAAATTACTTAAACAGTACCAATATCTGGTATAGCAATAATTTTCGATGGACCAGAGCAACTATCGCTACATCTAAAATCAATCAAGCTGTTGTCAATGGTACGTCAAAAAGTACTGCGACAACATCACTAAATGGCACACAGATAGGTAATGGACAAGTATCAAATATAGATAAGCAGAACTATCAAGGTTTATCAGCACAAGAAAAACAATTAGTAGATCTCATAAATAAAGAAAGAACATCAAGAGGTCTAAGTCCCCTCACAATCGATGAAAACTTATCAAAAGTAGCTCACATTAAAGCAGAAGACATGAAAGGCAACAATTATTTTTCTCATACATCGCCAACATATGGTTCGCCATTCGATATGATGAAACAGTTTGGCATAAGTTATAATGCTGCTGCGGAAAATATAGCTGAAAATAGCGATATTGTAAGTGCTCATTATGCCTTAATGAATTCAAGCGGGCACAGAGACAACATTTTAAATCCTTATTTCAACAAAGTTGGTGTAGGTGTTGTCTCAAATAATAATGGTAACGGAGTAATAGTAGTTGAAATGTTTATAAAAGACTAA
- a CDS encoding DUF3343 domain-containing protein codes for MRCAILVFYSYQHAVLCDKVLRQNNIPVEFVPTPRSIMNSCSHSLKFGLEYVNVVKSIIQRINIPYKGIYEVEKSYSGYTVIGVR; via the coding sequence ATGAGATGTGCAATATTAGTATTTTATTCATATCAACATGCAGTTTTGTGCGATAAGGTGTTAAGGCAGAATAATATACCTGTTGAATTTGTTCCAACTCCACGGTCAATAATGAATAGCTGCAGTCATTCTTTGAAATTTGGATTGGAATACGTAAATGTTGTAAAATCGATTATCCAAAGAATAAATATCCCTTATAAAGGGATATATGAGGTAGAAAAGAGTTATAGCGGATACACGGTCATAGGTGTTCGTTAG